One Sphaerisporangium krabiense DNA segment encodes these proteins:
- the uraH gene encoding hydroxyisourate hydrolase — protein sequence MSLSTHVLDAGTGRPASGVVVGLHRGERLIAEGVTGEDGRLNDWLPGGEPGAGVHRLVFHTGAYFAARGVRTFYPEVVVTFTVEDPGEHHHVPLLLSPFAYSTYRGS from the coding sequence ATGAGCCTGTCCACCCACGTGCTGGACGCGGGCACCGGCCGTCCCGCCTCGGGTGTGGTCGTCGGGCTCCACCGGGGCGAGCGCCTGATCGCCGAGGGGGTGACCGGCGAGGACGGGCGCCTGAACGACTGGCTGCCGGGCGGCGAGCCCGGCGCGGGCGTCCACCGCCTGGTGTTCCACACCGGCGCCTACTTCGCCGCCCGGGGCGTGCGCACCTTCTACCCGGAGGTCGTCGTCACCTTCACCGTCGAGGACCCCGGCGAGCACCACCACGTCCCCCTGCTGCTCAGCCCGTTCGCCTACTCCACCTACCGCGGGAGCTGA
- the pucL gene encoding factor-independent urate hydroxylase, whose amino-acid sequence MAVVLGPNRYGKAETRVVRVTRDGEEHRLKDCTVGVSLSGDMRDVHLTGDNSAVLPTDTQKNTVYAFAGKHGIGEIEEFARLLARHFTGAGPSVHHARVAVEEHHWERRGPHSFARASAETRTCVVHHDRDGSTTVVSGLEGLVLLNTTGSEFHGFARDAYTTLAPTRDRVLATAVTARWRHTAPPDTPGSPGAYDFGESHAAVRRCLAEAFAGTHSLSLQQTLYAMGSRVLETRREICEIRLSLPNKHHFLVDLTPFGMDNDNEVYVAADRPYGLIEGTVIDDAAPAPGPAWD is encoded by the coding sequence ATGGCCGTCGTCCTCGGACCCAACCGCTACGGCAAGGCCGAGACCCGCGTCGTGCGCGTCACCCGCGACGGCGAGGAGCACCGGCTCAAGGACTGCACGGTCGGCGTGTCGCTGTCCGGGGACATGCGCGACGTCCACCTCACCGGCGACAACTCGGCCGTCCTGCCGACCGACACCCAGAAGAACACCGTCTACGCCTTCGCCGGGAAACACGGGATCGGCGAGATCGAGGAGTTCGCCCGCCTGCTCGCCCGGCACTTCACCGGCGCGGGGCCGTCCGTCCACCACGCGCGGGTCGCGGTGGAGGAGCACCACTGGGAGCGCCGCGGCCCGCACTCCTTCGCCCGCGCCTCCGCCGAGACCCGCACGTGCGTCGTCCACCACGACCGGGACGGCTCCACCACCGTGGTCTCGGGGCTGGAGGGGCTGGTGCTGCTGAACACCACCGGGTCGGAGTTCCACGGCTTCGCCCGCGACGCCTACACCACGCTCGCCCCCACCCGCGACCGCGTGCTCGCCACCGCCGTCACCGCGCGCTGGCGGCACACGGCCCCGCCGGACACGCCCGGCTCGCCCGGGGCCTACGACTTCGGGGAGTCGCACGCGGCGGTGCGGCGCTGCCTGGCCGAGGCGTTCGCCGGCACCCACAGCCTGTCGCTGCAGCAGACCCTGTACGCCATGGGCTCCCGGGTGCTGGAGACCCGCCGCGAGATCTGCGAGATCCGCCTGTCCCTGCCCAACAAGCACCACTTCCTCGTGGACCTCACCCCGTTCGGCATGGACAACGACAACGAGGTGTACGTCGCCGCCGACCGCCCGTACGGGCTGATCGAGGGCACCGTGATCGACGACGCCGCGCCCGCGCCCGGCCCGGCGTGGGACTAG
- a CDS encoding FAD binding domain-containing protein, with amino-acid sequence MDFLRPATWEEALAAKAERPGAVPLLGGTDVMVEINLDARRPAALLDLTAVPGLNAWEHAADGRLRVGAGVTYARLIAELGDVLPGLAQAARTVGSPQIRNRGTVAGNLGAASPAGDSHPPLLAGDAVVEAESAARGTRMIPACAFYLGVKRSALAPDELIRAFWAAPASGPQYFSKVGTRNAMVIAVCSFAIALHPRERRVGTGVGSAAPTPRRAQEAERFLAGELDWTGGAPLDARVAARFGELAARAAAPIDDVRGTADYRRHAIAVMARRTLTWAYDDYRKKAAECA; translated from the coding sequence ATGGACTTCCTGCGGCCCGCCACCTGGGAGGAGGCCCTCGCCGCCAAGGCGGAGCGGCCCGGCGCCGTGCCCCTGCTGGGCGGCACCGACGTGATGGTGGAGATCAACCTCGACGCGCGCAGGCCCGCCGCGCTGCTCGACCTCACCGCCGTGCCCGGCCTGAACGCCTGGGAGCACGCGGCGGACGGACGGCTGCGCGTCGGCGCCGGCGTGACCTACGCGCGCCTCATCGCCGAGCTCGGCGACGTCCTGCCCGGCCTGGCGCAGGCGGCGCGGACGGTCGGCTCGCCGCAGATCCGCAACCGGGGCACCGTCGCCGGCAACCTCGGCGCCGCCTCCCCGGCCGGGGACTCCCACCCGCCGCTGCTGGCCGGGGACGCCGTCGTGGAGGCCGAGTCCGCGGCGCGCGGCACCCGCATGATCCCGGCCTGCGCGTTCTACCTCGGCGTCAAGCGCAGCGCCCTCGCCCCGGACGAGCTGATCCGCGCGTTCTGGGCGGCCCCGGCGAGCGGGCCGCAGTACTTCTCCAAGGTCGGCACCCGCAACGCCATGGTCATCGCGGTGTGCTCCTTCGCCATCGCCCTGCACCCGCGCGAGCGCCGCGTCGGCACCGGCGTCGGCTCGGCCGCCCCCACCCCGCGCCGCGCCCAGGAGGCCGAGCGGTTCCTCGCCGGCGAGCTGGACTGGACGGGCGGCGCCCCGCTCGACGCCCGCGTGGCGGCCCGGTTCGGCGAGCTGGCGGCGCGGGCCGCCGCGCCGATCGACGACGTGCGCGGCACCGCGGACTACCGCCGCCACGCGATCGCGGTCATGGCCCGCCGCACGCTCACCTGGGCCTACGACGACTACCGGAAGAAGGCGGCGGAATGCGCGTGA
- a CDS encoding (2Fe-2S)-binding protein: MRVNLTVNGRREAVDGVWEGESLLYVLRERVGLPGAKNACEQGECGSCTVYLDGMPVCACLVAAGQAEGREVRTIEGLADGDRLDPVQRAFLDRGAVQCGFCTPGLIVQAHDLLSRVPDPTDAEIREALAGNLCRCTGYEKIIEAVRLAVARGAGPA, translated from the coding sequence ATGCGCGTGAACCTCACCGTCAACGGCAGGCGCGAGGCGGTGGACGGCGTCTGGGAGGGCGAGAGCCTGCTGTACGTGCTGCGCGAGCGCGTCGGCCTGCCGGGCGCCAAGAACGCCTGCGAGCAGGGGGAGTGCGGCTCGTGCACCGTCTACCTCGACGGGATGCCCGTGTGCGCCTGCCTGGTCGCCGCCGGGCAGGCCGAGGGCCGTGAGGTCCGCACGATCGAGGGCCTGGCCGACGGCGACCGCCTGGACCCGGTGCAGCGGGCCTTCCTCGACCGCGGGGCCGTCCAGTGCGGGTTCTGCACACCCGGGCTGATCGTCCAGGCCCACGACCTGCTGTCCCGCGTCCCCGACCCCACCGACGCCGAGATCCGCGAGGCCCTGGCCGGCAACCTGTGCCGCTGCACCGGCTACGAGAAGATCATCGAGGCCGTGCGGCTGGCGGTCGCGCGCGGGGCGGGCCCGGCGTGA
- a CDS encoding 8-oxoguanine deaminase: MENVAVAPVAGPDIRRGHLRVRDGRVVALGEGPAPALPGAARIDGAGCLATPGLVNTHHHLYQWATQGTAQDAPLFGWLTALYRVWAAMDAEVVGGAATAALAWLALSGCTTTTDHHYVFPKGRGDLFAAEVEAARSVGLRFHPCRGSMDRGASQGGLPPDEVVESLDEILAATADAVDAYHDPAPGSMLRVAVAPCSPFSVSADLMTESAALARDKGVRLHTHLCETAEEEEHCREQMGCTPVDYMEKLGWLGPDVWVAHAVHLHDRDLARFAATGTGVAHCPSSNGRLGAGIARVAEMLRAGVAVGLGVDGAASSELTPLAGEMRQALLFQRARYGPAALTARQALEAATLGGARCLGREDEIGSLEPGKLADVVLWRVDGFAAALDDPLCALVFGGRPEVALALVGGRTVVRDGELRTVPQDAAARLGADAHRRLIRLAGGVLPADPGAPG; encoded by the coding sequence ATCGAGAACGTCGCCGTCGCCCCCGTCGCCGGCCCGGACATCCGCCGCGGCCACCTGCGCGTCCGCGACGGCCGCGTTGTCGCCCTCGGGGAGGGGCCCGCTCCGGCCCTGCCGGGCGCGGCGCGCATCGACGGCGCGGGCTGCCTGGCCACCCCCGGCCTGGTGAACACCCACCACCACCTCTACCAGTGGGCCACCCAGGGCACGGCGCAGGACGCCCCGCTGTTCGGCTGGCTCACCGCGCTCTACCGGGTGTGGGCCGCGATGGACGCCGAGGTGGTGGGCGGCGCCGCCACCGCCGCGCTCGCCTGGCTCGCGCTGTCCGGCTGCACCACCACCACCGACCACCACTACGTCTTCCCCAAGGGCCGCGGCGACCTGTTCGCCGCCGAGGTCGAGGCGGCCCGGTCGGTCGGCCTGCGCTTCCACCCCTGCCGCGGCTCGATGGACCGCGGGGCCTCCCAGGGCGGGCTGCCGCCGGACGAGGTCGTCGAGAGCCTGGACGAGATCCTCGCCGCCACCGCCGACGCCGTGGACGCCTACCACGACCCCGCGCCCGGGTCGATGCTGCGGGTCGCCGTCGCGCCCTGCTCGCCGTTCTCGGTCAGCGCCGACCTCATGACCGAGTCCGCCGCGCTGGCCCGGGACAAGGGCGTGCGCCTGCACACCCACCTGTGCGAGACCGCGGAGGAGGAAGAGCACTGCCGCGAGCAGATGGGCTGCACGCCCGTCGACTACATGGAGAAGCTCGGCTGGCTCGGCCCCGACGTCTGGGTCGCGCACGCCGTCCACCTGCACGACCGCGACCTCGCCCGCTTCGCCGCCACCGGCACCGGCGTGGCGCACTGCCCGAGCTCCAACGGCAGGCTCGGCGCCGGGATCGCCCGGGTCGCCGAGATGCTGCGGGCCGGGGTCGCCGTCGGGCTCGGCGTGGACGGCGCGGCCTCCAGCGAGCTCACCCCGCTGGCCGGCGAGATGCGCCAGGCCCTGCTGTTCCAGCGCGCCCGGTACGGCCCCGCGGCGCTCACCGCGCGCCAGGCCCTGGAGGCGGCCACGCTGGGCGGCGCCCGCTGCCTGGGACGGGAGGACGAGATCGGCTCCCTGGAGCCGGGCAAGCTCGCCGACGTCGTCCTGTGGCGCGTGGACGGCTTCGCCGCCGCCCTGGACGACCCGCTGTGCGCGCTGGTCTTCGGCGGCCGTCCCGAGGTGGCCCTGGCGCTGGTCGGCGGCCGGACCGTGGTCCGGGACGGCGAGCTGCGCACGGTCCCGCAGGACGCCGCCGCCCGGCTGGGCGCCGACGCCCACCGCCGCCTCATCCGCCTGGCGGGCGGCGTCCTCCCGGCGGACCCGGGGGCGCCCGGATGA
- the allB gene encoding allantoinase AllB: protein MTAPDAGERYALVVRSRRAVLPGGERPAAVAVRDGRIAAVLPYDHPADGAARVDLGAVCLLPGLVDTHVHVNEPGRTAWEGFATATRAAAAGGVTTIVDMPLNSIPPTVDVGALAVKRAAAAGRCAVDVGFWGGAVPGNTAALRPLHEAGVRGFKCFLSPSGVEEFPPLGPAGLAEAMREVASFDGLLVVHAEDPGLLTDPTGPTYLEFLASRPGEAERAAVERVIALARRTGARAHILHVSSAACLAPLEAARRDGLRVTAETCPHYLTLTADQVRGPEFKCCPPLRDRGNRDRLWEGLAAGTLSCVVSDHSPSTPDLKVPDFAASWGGVSSLQVALPAVWTEARARGHTLADVARWMSEAPARLAGLPGKGAIAPGRDADLVAFDDTAAFTVDAARLHHRNPITPYHGRTLTGAVLTTWLRGRELTPATPPTGILL, encoded by the coding sequence ATGACCGCGCCGGACGCGGGGGAGCGGTACGCGCTGGTCGTGCGGTCGCGGCGGGCGGTGCTGCCCGGCGGGGAGCGGCCCGCGGCGGTGGCGGTGCGCGACGGCAGGATCGCCGCGGTGCTGCCCTACGACCATCCGGCGGACGGCGCCGCGCGGGTGGACCTCGGCGCGGTGTGCCTGCTGCCCGGCCTGGTGGACACCCACGTGCACGTCAACGAGCCGGGCCGCACCGCGTGGGAGGGGTTCGCCACCGCGACCCGGGCGGCGGCGGCCGGGGGCGTGACGACGATCGTGGACATGCCGCTCAACTCGATCCCGCCGACGGTGGACGTCGGCGCGCTCGCCGTCAAGCGGGCCGCGGCGGCCGGGCGGTGCGCCGTGGACGTCGGCTTCTGGGGCGGCGCGGTCCCCGGCAACACCGCCGCGCTGCGCCCGCTGCACGAGGCGGGGGTGCGCGGGTTCAAGTGCTTCCTGTCGCCGTCCGGCGTGGAGGAGTTCCCGCCGCTCGGCCCCGCGGGCCTGGCCGAGGCGATGCGCGAGGTGGCGTCCTTCGACGGGCTGCTCGTCGTCCACGCCGAGGACCCCGGGCTGCTCACCGACCCCACCGGCCCGACATATCTGGAATTCCTGGCGTCGCGGCCGGGCGAGGCCGAACGCGCCGCCGTCGAACGGGTCATCGCGCTCGCCCGCCGGACCGGCGCGCGCGCCCACATCCTGCACGTCTCCTCCGCCGCCTGCCTGGCGCCCCTGGAGGCCGCCCGGCGCGACGGCCTGCGCGTCACCGCCGAGACCTGCCCCCACTACCTCACCCTCACCGCCGACCAGGTGCGCGGCCCGGAGTTCAAGTGCTGCCCGCCCCTCAGGGACCGCGGCAACCGCGACCGGCTCTGGGAGGGCCTCGCCGCGGGCACGCTGAGCTGCGTCGTCTCCGACCACTCGCCGTCCACCCCCGACCTGAAGGTCCCCGACTTCGCCGCCTCCTGGGGTGGTGTCTCCTCGCTGCAGGTCGCCCTGCCCGCCGTCTGGACCGAGGCCCGCGCCCGCGGCCACACCCTGGCCGACGTCGCCCGATGGATGTCCGAGGCCCCCGCCCGCCTGGCCGGGCTGCCGGGCAAGGGCGCCATCGCGCCCGGCCGGGACGCCGACCTGGTCGCCTTCGACGACACCGCCGCCTTCACCGTGGACGCCGCGCGCCTGCACCACCGCAACCCGATCACCCCCTACCACGGCCGCACGCTCACCGGCGCGGTCCTCACCACCTGGCTGCGCGGCCGGGAACTGACCCCCGCCACCCCACCGACGGGAATCCTGCTATGA